The proteins below come from a single Mesobacillus jeotgali genomic window:
- a CDS encoding alkaline phosphatase family protein, with amino-acid sequence MKSASKFEKFAARSWNLLNEGKPFTPIFTVGTMVLFHLGDLGSTGSIVEFLLSFLMVLPIFVIYFIYDFPLFLRNYLWIPFVVFMIVWPEPNINLLLFAAGLYFFFTVFFWGTLYYHLRIGTSWLNFTRFWKLVLKNSDSTSGNAQEQLPKVFLLLSLWELSFSTLTAGANLPFFDIAIFYGFVLLFAFILHRYLFDWKPKAYESYTKDDGPEVPENGLSDKVIVIVIDGMRKERFYEANTPFLDQLKENGTEYLNMETLYPARTVVCFSSMFTGTYPFEHGIKSNMVYKLGVNTETIFDSLRKVGKRGRLLGIAHLVDAMGSDVETVTAVMHKDKADTNMLARARKIMDEQDPDLFIVQMIGTDQVGHSRGVLYDDYIEKIEEADALIQEFVQWLETEGKMENTTLVVCADHGQADGIGGHGHLDEGERFVPFFMHGPHIAKGVKVQEKHSLVSLAPTISYLMGAPYPASSRGKVLMDAIKAEKDENLN; translated from the coding sequence ATGAAAAGTGCTTCGAAGTTTGAGAAATTCGCGGCCCGAAGCTGGAATTTGCTTAATGAGGGGAAGCCCTTTACGCCAATTTTTACAGTTGGCACAATGGTATTATTTCATCTCGGAGACTTAGGGAGTACAGGAAGCATAGTAGAGTTTTTACTTTCCTTCCTTATGGTGCTTCCGATATTCGTCATCTATTTTATTTATGATTTTCCACTTTTCTTGAGAAACTATTTGTGGATACCATTCGTTGTTTTTATGATTGTTTGGCCTGAACCTAATATTAATCTTCTGCTTTTCGCAGCTGGATTGTACTTTTTCTTCACGGTGTTTTTCTGGGGAACGCTTTACTATCACCTAAGGATTGGTACTTCATGGCTTAACTTCACGAGATTTTGGAAGCTTGTTTTGAAGAATAGTGACTCTACCAGCGGGAATGCCCAGGAGCAGCTTCCAAAAGTTTTCCTGCTGCTTTCTCTATGGGAACTGTCATTCAGCACCTTAACCGCTGGTGCAAATTTACCGTTTTTTGATATTGCTATTTTTTATGGCTTTGTTCTCCTCTTTGCCTTTATTCTTCACCGATATTTATTTGACTGGAAGCCAAAGGCCTATGAGAGCTACACGAAGGATGATGGACCGGAAGTGCCGGAGAATGGCCTGTCCGATAAGGTCATTGTCATTGTCATTGATGGAATGCGTAAAGAACGCTTTTATGAAGCAAATACACCATTCCTCGATCAGTTAAAAGAGAATGGAACTGAATATTTGAATATGGAAACATTGTATCCTGCAAGGACCGTTGTTTGCTTTAGTTCGATGTTCACTGGGACCTATCCGTTTGAGCATGGCATCAAATCGAATATGGTCTATAAACTTGGAGTTAACACAGAAACAATATTTGACTCGCTTCGCAAAGTGGGCAAAAGAGGGCGGCTCCTTGGCATTGCTCACCTTGTTGATGCAATGGGCAGTGATGTCGAGACCGTTACAGCTGTCATGCATAAGGACAAAGCAGATACGAACATGCTTGCGAGGGCAAGAAAAATCATGGATGAGCAGGACCCGGATCTGTTTATCGTCCAGATGATCGGTACGGATCAGGTTGGCCACAGCCGCGGCGTTCTCTATGATGATTATATTGAAAAGATTGAGGAAGCAGACGCGCTGATCCAAGAGTTTGTTCAATGGCTGGAAACTGAAGGGAAGATGGAGAACACAACACTAGTAGTCTGTGCGGACCACGGACAGGCTGATGGCATCGGCGGCCACGGACACCTGGATGAAGGAGAACGGTTTGTTCCATTTTTTATGCATGGACCACACATCGCCAAGGGCGTAAAAGTGCAAGAGAAACACAGCCTTGTATCCCTGGCACCGACGATTTCCTATCTGATGGGTGCCCCTTATCCGGCGAGCAGCAGAGGAAAAGTTTTAATGGATGCAATAAAAGCAGAGAAGGATGAGAATTTAAATTGA
- a CDS encoding lysylphosphatidylglycerol synthase transmembrane domain-containing protein: MKTTFKKLISILLITAFLIMTFYYLDAGMMIEEIKAIATKPGILLLIFSSYFLAFLARGAAWKLYLNNRVRLTTCMYGLFYSLLLNHLLPVKAGDFARIGVLKAREPDITGLEAFNSVIVLRVMDTIILFGMASAGLAFLELPLNGKFFVWLGVSGVVVTIILYYKFRAFFDRQLTIMKNAFIGWRGIWIIMLTLISWILEAAVIYGVVLNGGSNISFVQAIWVNSITVAGQIFQITPGGIASYEAIMVFALGANGIAPENAYTAAVITHGLKYLFSFIVGGIALAAYPVPAHLLKKWTRERGNEL; this comes from the coding sequence ATGAAAACTACCTTTAAGAAACTAATTTCCATTCTGCTGATTACCGCATTTCTGATTATGACGTTTTACTATCTTGATGCAGGGATGATGATAGAGGAAATAAAGGCAATCGCAACAAAACCTGGAATTTTGTTGCTCATTTTCAGCAGTTATTTCCTTGCTTTTTTGGCAAGAGGAGCAGCCTGGAAGCTTTATCTGAACAATAGAGTACGACTTACAACCTGCATGTACGGTCTTTTTTACAGCTTGCTTCTGAATCACCTCCTGCCTGTAAAAGCGGGTGATTTTGCGAGGATTGGTGTCTTGAAAGCAAGGGAGCCTGATATTACGGGGTTAGAAGCATTTAATTCTGTGATCGTCCTGCGGGTGATGGATACGATCATTCTATTTGGAATGGCTTCGGCAGGTTTGGCCTTTCTTGAGCTGCCTTTGAATGGGAAGTTTTTCGTATGGCTGGGAGTAAGCGGTGTGGTTGTCACAATTATTCTTTACTATAAATTCCGTGCTTTCTTTGACAGACAATTAACTATAATGAAAAATGCTTTCATTGGCTGGCGGGGAATCTGGATCATTATGCTGACCCTGATAAGCTGGATCCTGGAAGCAGCAGTCATTTATGGGGTTGTATTGAATGGGGGAAGCAACATCAGCTTTGTACAGGCAATTTGGGTTAACAGCATTACGGTTGCCGGGCAGATCTTCCAGATTACACCTGGAGGAATCGCCAGCTATGAGGCCATAATGGTTTTTGCGTTAGGAGCAAATGGAATAGCTCCTGAAAATGCCTATACAGCTGCGGTCATTACCCATGGATTGAAATATTTATTTTCTTTTATAGTCGGAGGGATTGCATTGGCTGCTTATCCTGTACCGGCGCACTTACTGAAAAAATGGACTAGGGAAAGGGGCAACGAATTATGA
- a CDS encoding NAD-dependent epimerase/dehydratase family protein has translation MKILITGGAGFIGSHFAVKMLKEQHEVAIIDNMHPYYSVERKKQHLEVIKQAGDFQFYQADLLEREKTIDMIKRISPEAIVHLAALPGVAYSILRPLEYIDYDVKATVNVLEGAGKAGVKQVIFASSSSVYGMMKNIPFKEDMASGKPISPYAASKYGAESFCHVYGHLYGMDVKILRFFTVYGPWGRPDMAIANFIKKLKNREEITIFGEGGSRDYTYISDIVNGMSLALKNLEQSAIINIGSGRPVSMNQLLDELRIYYPDMKISREENRAGDVDRTWADLSLARELLGYEPEVDFRKGIAETVAWAEQYENYL, from the coding sequence GTGAAAATTTTGATTACTGGAGGAGCAGGGTTCATCGGAAGCCATTTTGCCGTGAAAATGCTGAAGGAGCAGCATGAGGTGGCTATCATCGATAACATGCACCCTTACTACTCTGTGGAGAGAAAAAAACAGCATCTGGAAGTCATTAAGCAGGCTGGTGATTTCCAGTTTTATCAAGCAGATCTTCTGGAACGTGAGAAGACCATCGACATGATCAAAAGAATATCACCGGAAGCAATTGTGCACCTTGCGGCCTTGCCGGGAGTTGCCTATTCCATTCTTCGTCCGCTTGAATACATAGATTATGATGTAAAGGCTACCGTTAACGTACTAGAAGGAGCCGGAAAGGCTGGTGTGAAGCAGGTCATTTTTGCTTCTTCATCATCCGTATATGGAATGATGAAAAATATCCCGTTCAAAGAAGATATGGCATCGGGCAAACCTATTTCTCCTTACGCTGCCTCAAAATACGGAGCTGAATCTTTTTGTCATGTATATGGCCATTTATATGGGATGGATGTTAAAATCCTAAGATTTTTCACTGTTTATGGTCCATGGGGAAGGCCGGATATGGCAATCGCTAATTTCATAAAAAAATTGAAAAACAGAGAAGAAATAACGATTTTTGGCGAGGGCGGATCTCGTGATTATACATATATAAGTGACATTGTGAACGGCATGAGCCTTGCTCTAAAAAATTTAGAGCAAAGTGCCATTATCAATATTGGATCCGGCAGGCCGGTTTCGATGAATCAGCTTTTGGACGAGCTCCGGATTTACTATCCTGATATGAAAATTAGTCGTGAAGAAAACCGTGCCGGAGACGTAGACAGGACATGGGCTGATCTTTCCCTGGCACGGGAATTGCTTGGTTATGAACCAGAGGTGGACTTCAGAAAAGGAATCGCAGAGACTGTGGCATGGGCTGAGCAGTATGAAAACTACCTTTAA
- the trxA gene encoding thioredoxin codes for MAITHATDATFANETGSGLVLVDFWAPWCGPCKMIAPVLEELDSEMGDKVKIVKLDVDDNQQTAAQYGIMSIPTLLVLKDGQPVDKVVGFQPKEALAGRLQQHI; via the coding sequence ATGGCTATTACACATGCTACTGACGCAACTTTTGCTAACGAAACAGGATCAGGCCTAGTGCTTGTTGACTTTTGGGCACCTTGGTGCGGCCCATGTAAAATGATCGCTCCTGTGCTTGAAGAATTAGATTCAGAAATGGGAGACAAAGTGAAAATTGTTAAGCTTGATGTTGATGATAATCAGCAGACTGCAGCTCAATACGGCATCATGAGCATCCCGACACTACTTGTCCTTAAAGATGGTCAGCCGGTTGATAAAGTAGTTGGTTTCCAACCAAAAGAAGCACTTGCAGGACGCCTGCAACAGCATATCTAA
- a CDS encoding electron transfer flavoprotein subunit alpha/FixB family protein translates to MARKVLVLGEARDGQLRNVSFEAIAAAKTVAEGGEVVGVLIGESVSSLGNDLYQYGADKVVAVEDAKLAQYTPDGYSQALMAVIEQESPEGVIFGHTSLGKDLAPKIASKLGSGLISDAVAVEEAGGNLVFTRPIYSGKAFEKKIVTDGLVFATIRPNNIAPLEKDAGKSGEISTVSAEIKDLRTIIKDVVRKATEGVDLSEAKVVVAGGRGVKSEEGFEPLKELADVLGGAVGASRGACDADYCDYSLQIGQTGKVVTPDLYIAAGISGAIQHLAGMSNSKVIVAINKDPEANIFKVADYGIVGDLFEVIPMLTEEFKKLKVNA, encoded by the coding sequence ATGGCGAGAAAAGTATTAGTATTGGGAGAAGCACGTGACGGACAACTTAGAAATGTTTCTTTCGAAGCGATTGCAGCTGCAAAAACAGTTGCTGAGGGCGGAGAAGTAGTTGGAGTATTGATCGGAGAGTCTGTAAGCTCATTAGGGAACGACCTATACCAGTATGGTGCTGACAAAGTTGTGGCAGTAGAAGATGCCAAGCTTGCACAATATACACCAGATGGATATTCACAAGCATTGATGGCTGTCATCGAGCAGGAAAGTCCAGAAGGAGTCATTTTTGGTCATACATCACTTGGAAAGGATCTTGCTCCTAAAATCGCGAGCAAATTGGGTTCAGGCCTGATCTCTGATGCTGTAGCGGTTGAAGAAGCAGGCGGCAACCTTGTATTCACTCGTCCAATCTATTCTGGTAAAGCCTTTGAAAAGAAGATTGTTACCGATGGACTAGTGTTTGCGACAATCCGTCCAAATAATATCGCTCCACTTGAAAAGGATGCAGGTAAGTCGGGTGAGATTTCAACTGTTTCTGCAGAGATTAAAGATCTTAGAACAATTATCAAGGATGTTGTCCGTAAAGCAACTGAAGGTGTAGATCTTTCCGAAGCAAAAGTTGTAGTAGCAGGCGGACGCGGTGTGAAGAGCGAAGAAGGCTTCGAGCCATTGAAGGAACTTGCTGACGTTCTTGGCGGAGCTGTTGGAGCGTCACGTGGTGCATGTGATGCTGACTACTGTGATTATTCACTGCAAATCGGGCAGACAGGTAAAGTCGTAACTCCAGACTTATACATCGCTGCCGGTATTTCCGGAGCAATCCAGCACCTTGCAGGTATGTCCAACTCCAAGGTCATTGTCGCAATCAACAAAGATCCAGAAGCAAATATCTTCAAAGTTGCAGACTATGGCATTGTTGGCGATTTATTTGAAGTTATTCCAATGCTTACTGAAGAATTCAAGAAGCTTAAAGTAAACGCTTAA
- a CDS encoding electron transfer flavoprotein subunit beta/FixA family protein, with amino-acid sequence MNIYVLMKRTFDTEEKITISNGKINEDGAEFIINPYDEYAIEEAIQVRDAHGGEVTVVSVGNEETEKQLRTALAMGADKAVLINIEDDVEDGDQFTTAKILAEYLKDKEADLILGGNVAIDGGSGQVGPRVAEQLGMPYVTTITKLEINGTTATITRDVEGDSEVIETSLPVLVTAQQGLNEPRYPSLPGIMKAKKKPLDELELDDLDLDEDDVEAKTKTIEIYLPPQKEAGKVLQGELADQVKELVNLLHTEAKVV; translated from the coding sequence ATGAATATCTACGTTCTAATGAAAAGGACATTCGATACAGAAGAAAAAATCACGATCTCAAACGGCAAGATTAATGAAGATGGCGCTGAATTCATCATCAATCCTTACGATGAATATGCGATTGAGGAAGCAATCCAGGTAAGAGACGCTCACGGCGGCGAAGTTACTGTCGTTTCTGTAGGCAATGAAGAAACAGAGAAGCAGCTGCGTACAGCTTTGGCTATGGGAGCAGACAAAGCGGTATTGATCAATATCGAAGATGACGTTGAAGACGGCGACCAGTTCACAACTGCAAAAATCCTTGCTGAATACCTTAAGGATAAAGAAGCTGACCTTATCCTTGGCGGAAATGTCGCAATCGATGGCGGTTCTGGCCAGGTAGGACCTCGTGTTGCTGAACAGCTGGGAATGCCTTATGTAACAACGATTACGAAACTAGAGATCAACGGAACTACTGCTACAATTACTAGAGACGTAGAAGGGGATTCAGAAGTCATTGAGACAAGCCTTCCTGTTCTTGTAACTGCACAACAGGGGCTGAATGAGCCTCGCTATCCATCTCTTCCAGGAATCATGAAAGCAAAGAAAAAGCCGCTTGATGAGCTTGAGCTTGATGATCTTGATCTGGATGAGGACGATGTAGAAGCTAAGACAAAGACAATCGAAATTTATCTTCCTCCGCAAAAAGAGGCAGGAAAAGTCCTTCAAGGCGAACTTGCTGATCAGGTTAAGGAACTTGTCAACCTGCTTCACACAGAAGCGAAAGTCGTTTAA
- a CDS encoding enoyl-CoA hydratase produces MEYLKWSAEDRIATITIDRPPANALASGLLKEISGVLDEIEGNEEIRVVLIHGEGRFFSAGADIKEFTTIKTGEDFAKLAEYGQDLFERMEHFPKPIIAAIHGAALGGGLELAMACHFRLVAESAKLGLPELQLGLIPGFAGSQRLPRYVGAARAAEMLFTSDPITGVEAVQYGLANHAYPEEQLLENAYKLAGKIAKKSPVSLGAAIKLLNYSKHESFYKGVKEEAKYFGDVFLSEDGQEGIKAFLEKRQPDFKGR; encoded by the coding sequence GTGGAGTATCTTAAATGGTCTGCGGAGGACAGGATCGCCACGATCACGATTGACCGTCCGCCGGCGAATGCCCTAGCATCCGGGCTGCTGAAAGAAATTTCAGGAGTATTGGATGAGATCGAGGGGAATGAAGAAATCAGGGTTGTATTAATCCATGGTGAAGGCAGGTTCTTCTCTGCAGGAGCGGATATCAAAGAATTCACCACTATTAAAACCGGAGAAGATTTTGCCAAACTAGCTGAATATGGCCAGGATCTTTTCGAGCGTATGGAGCATTTTCCAAAGCCGATTATCGCTGCCATCCATGGAGCGGCATTGGGCGGCGGCCTGGAGCTTGCAATGGCATGCCACTTCCGCCTTGTAGCCGAAAGCGCAAAATTGGGATTGCCAGAGCTGCAGCTTGGTCTGATTCCAGGGTTTGCAGGCAGCCAGCGACTGCCAAGATATGTGGGCGCAGCAAGAGCGGCCGAGATGCTGTTTACAAGCGACCCCATCACTGGTGTGGAAGCAGTCCAATATGGATTGGCCAACCATGCTTATCCTGAGGAACAGTTGCTTGAAAACGCATACAAGCTTGCCGGGAAAATTGCGAAAAAGAGTCCAGTTTCCCTGGGCGCAGCTATTAAACTATTGAACTATTCCAAGCATGAATCCTTTTACAAAGGTGTTAAGGAAGAAGCCAAGTATTTTGGCGATGTCTTCCTGTCGGAGGACGGCCAGGAGGGAATCAAGGCATTCCTGGAAAAAAGGCAGCCTGATTTTAAAGGCAGATAA
- a CDS encoding TetR/AcrR family transcriptional regulator: protein MKKNRPKYMQIIDAAVVIIAENGYHQAQVSKIAKQAGVADGTIYLYFKNKEDILISLFQEKMGYFVGSIEEKIAGKQTATEKLYMLVETHFKILSDDRHLAIVTQLELRQSNKDLRHKINEVLKGYLMLIDKIILEGIENGEFSSSLDLRLARQMIFGTVDETATSWVMNEQKYNLTDLAKAVHQLLINGCGYQDTKPVL from the coding sequence ATGAAGAAAAACAGGCCGAAATATATGCAAATAATTGACGCAGCAGTGGTCATTATCGCAGAAAACGGCTACCACCAGGCGCAGGTTTCTAAAATAGCAAAGCAGGCTGGAGTGGCTGATGGGACCATTTATTTGTATTTCAAGAATAAGGAAGACATACTGATTTCTCTGTTCCAGGAGAAAATGGGTTACTTCGTGGGAAGTATTGAAGAAAAAATTGCAGGAAAACAAACAGCAACAGAGAAATTATATATGTTGGTCGAAACGCATTTTAAGATTCTTTCAGATGACCGGCATCTTGCAATTGTAACCCAGCTGGAGCTAAGGCAGTCAAATAAGGATCTCCGGCATAAAATCAACGAGGTGCTTAAGGGCTACTTAATGCTGATCGACAAAATCATTTTGGAAGGCATAGAGAATGGAGAGTTTTCAAGCTCCCTGGATTTGCGTCTTGCAAGGCAGATGATTTTTGGTACAGTAGATGAAACTGCGACTTCATGGGTAATGAATGAACAGAAATACAATCTTACTGACCTGGCAAAAGCGGTACACCAGCTGCTAATCAATGGCTGCGGTTACCAGGACACCAAACCGGTCCTTTAA
- a CDS encoding long-chain-fatty-acid--CoA ligase, with product MEVEKPWLSQYPPEIPAHLDLKEATVQDYLKHTAEKYPDKIAIHFMGKELTYKQVYNYAKKLAAYLQDLGIEKGDRVAIMLPNTPQSIISYYAILMAGGIVVQTNPLYMERELEYQMKDSGAKAIITLDILFPRVSKVIANTDLENVIVTAIKDYLPFPKNLVYPFIQKKQYGIIVNVKHEGQNHLFTEIMKQPAGNIKEYETDFEADLALLQYTGGTTGFPKGVMLTHKNLIANAAMSNAWLYKCKEGEETVLGILPFFHVYGMTAVLILSVMQGQKMVLLPKFDPETTLKTIQKQKPTLFPGAPTIYIGLLNHPDIKKYDLSSIDSCISGSAPLPVEVQEKFEEVTGGKLVEGYGLTESSPVTHANFLWDKKRVKGSIGVPWPDTDSVVLSMETGEPLPPGEIGEIAVRGPQVMKGYWNRPEETEQVLKDGWLLTGDLGYMDEEGYFYIVDRKKDMIIAGGFNIYPREIEEVLYEHPAVQEAVAAGIPDPYRGETVKVYIVLKEGAQATEDELNEYCRKHLAAYKVPRLYEFRAELPKTAVGKILRRALVDEEKAKNQEDQQKRA from the coding sequence ATGGAAGTAGAAAAGCCATGGCTGTCGCAATACCCTCCAGAAATCCCTGCTCATTTGGACCTTAAGGAGGCAACGGTCCAGGACTATTTAAAGCATACTGCTGAAAAATACCCTGATAAGATCGCTATCCACTTCATGGGCAAAGAACTGACGTACAAGCAAGTTTACAACTATGCGAAAAAACTGGCTGCTTATTTGCAAGACCTGGGAATTGAAAAAGGAGACAGGGTTGCGATCATGCTCCCAAATACTCCTCAGTCTATCATCAGTTACTACGCAATCCTGATGGCCGGCGGTATTGTCGTCCAAACGAACCCTTTGTATATGGAACGAGAGCTTGAATACCAGATGAAGGATTCCGGGGCTAAGGCAATCATCACGCTCGACATATTATTCCCTAGGGTGTCAAAGGTCATCGCAAATACGGATTTAGAGAATGTAATTGTAACCGCTATCAAGGACTATCTTCCTTTCCCAAAAAATCTTGTCTATCCATTCATCCAGAAAAAACAATATGGCATCATCGTAAACGTGAAGCATGAAGGCCAGAATCATCTTTTTACCGAAATTATGAAACAACCGGCTGGAAACATAAAAGAATATGAAACTGACTTTGAAGCTGACCTGGCTTTGTTGCAATATACCGGAGGAACCACAGGGTTTCCGAAAGGAGTCATGCTGACTCATAAAAACCTGATTGCGAATGCGGCAATGAGCAATGCCTGGCTGTACAAATGTAAAGAGGGTGAAGAGACAGTCCTGGGAATCCTGCCATTTTTCCATGTGTATGGTATGACGGCAGTATTGATTCTTTCTGTCATGCAGGGCCAGAAAATGGTACTTTTACCGAAATTCGACCCTGAAACGACATTGAAGACGATACAAAAACAAAAGCCAACACTCTTCCCTGGCGCACCTACCATTTACATTGGCCTGTTGAATCATCCAGATATTAAAAAATATGACCTGTCTTCGATTGATTCATGTATTAGCGGTTCAGCACCGCTGCCAGTAGAGGTACAGGAGAAATTCGAGGAAGTCACCGGCGGAAAGCTTGTTGAGGGTTATGGCCTGACTGAATCCTCCCCGGTTACACATGCCAACTTCCTATGGGATAAAAAGCGGGTAAAAGGAAGCATAGGTGTTCCTTGGCCGGATACGGATTCTGTCGTCCTTTCAATGGAAACCGGAGAACCGCTTCCGCCTGGTGAAATTGGCGAAATAGCAGTCAGGGGCCCACAGGTAATGAAAGGCTACTGGAACAGGCCGGAAGAAACGGAGCAAGTGCTTAAGGACGGCTGGCTTTTGACCGGAGACCTTGGCTATATGGACGAGGAAGGATATTTTTATATTGTTGACCGGAAGAAGGACATGATCATTGCCGGAGGATTTAATATTTACCCGCGTGAGATCGAGGAAGTCCTTTATGAGCATCCAGCTGTTCAGGAAGCAGTAGCAGCAGGCATACCGGATCCATATCGAGGCGAAACGGTAAAAGTATATATCGTGCTTAAGGAAGGTGCACAAGCAACAGAAGATGAACTGAATGAATATTGCCGAAAACATCTTGCCGCATACAAGGTGCCAAGATTGTATGAGTTCAGGGCAGAACTTCCCAAAACAGCGGTAGGTAAGATTCTTAGAAGAGCATTGGTGGATGAAGAGAAAGCAAAGAACCAGGAAGACCAGCAGAAGCGAGCTTAA
- a CDS encoding DUF350 domain-containing protein has product MDHFWENEFIVTAGYYSVSILCIVVFLAVFELVTKYRNWEEIKKGNISVAMATGGKIFGVANIFRHSINQHDSLLTMISWGVFGFILLLIGYFIFEFLTPKFNIDKEIENDNRAVGLISMVISIGLSYIIGAGI; this is encoded by the coding sequence ATGGATCATTTCTGGGAAAATGAATTTATAGTGACAGCTGGCTACTACAGTGTATCGATTCTCTGCATCGTCGTATTCCTTGCTGTTTTTGAACTAGTGACAAAATATCGCAATTGGGAAGAAATCAAAAAAGGCAATATTTCCGTTGCAATGGCCACCGGCGGGAAAATCTTCGGTGTAGCGAATATATTCCGCCATTCCATCAATCAGCATGATTCACTGCTTACGATGATCAGCTGGGGAGTTTTCGGTTTCATCCTGCTTTTGATCGGATACTTTATTTTTGAATTCCTGACACCCAAGTTCAACATCGATAAGGAAATAGAAAACGACAACCGTGCAGTAGGCCTGATATCCATGGTCATTTCCATCGGCCTGTCTTATATCATCGGCGCAGGAATTTAA